One region of Olleya sp. Hel_I_94 genomic DNA includes:
- the hemW gene encoding radical SAM family heme chaperone HemW, whose amino-acid sequence MSGIYIHIPFCKQACHYCDFHFSTSMKKKDQLIFALAKEMELRKDEFKNITVETIYFGGGTPSVLSADELQYLIDSVYLNYKVTDNPEITLEANPDDLNEEVIIKLSKSPINRLSIGIQSFYEKDLKLMNRAHNAQEAKRCLQLATQYFDNISLDLIYGIPNSTNVEWLDNIQTALSFGVPHISSYALTVEPKTALASFIAKGIIDNVDDDLAHEQFHILIEQLEQAGFDHYELSNFGKKGFYSKNNSAYWLGKPYLGIGPSAHSFNGGQRAWNVKNNAIYISKINLNQLPLEVETLTVNDKYNEYVMTGLRTIWGVSLDKIEKQFGESFLEYLLQQANQYINKQMLYIEDNNLKTTKTGKFLSDGIASDLFKII is encoded by the coding sequence ATGTCAGGAATATACATACACATACCGTTTTGCAAACAAGCCTGTCATTATTGTGACTTTCATTTTTCGACGTCCATGAAAAAGAAAGATCAGCTTATTTTCGCTTTAGCGAAAGAAATGGAATTACGTAAAGACGAGTTTAAAAATATAACGGTAGAAACCATCTATTTTGGAGGAGGTACACCAAGTGTTTTGTCTGCAGACGAATTGCAATACTTGATAGATAGTGTCTATTTAAACTATAAAGTCACAGATAATCCAGAAATCACCTTAGAGGCAAATCCTGACGATTTAAACGAAGAGGTTATAATTAAACTTTCTAAAAGTCCTATTAATAGACTTAGTATTGGTATTCAATCTTTTTATGAAAAGGATTTAAAACTAATGAATCGTGCACACAATGCGCAAGAAGCTAAGCGCTGTTTGCAATTAGCAACCCAATATTTTGATAATATAAGTTTAGACTTAATTTATGGAATACCAAATAGTACAAATGTAGAATGGTTGGATAATATACAAACTGCATTAAGCTTTGGTGTACCACATATTTCTAGTTATGCTTTAACCGTTGAGCCTAAAACAGCACTAGCTAGTTTTATTGCAAAAGGGATTATAGATAATGTGGATGACGATTTGGCACACGAGCAATTTCATATTTTAATAGAGCAATTAGAGCAAGCAGGTTTTGATCATTACGAGTTATCCAATTTTGGAAAAAAAGGCTTTTATAGTAAAAACAATAGTGCCTATTGGTTAGGTAAACCATATTTGGGAATTGGACCTTCTGCTCATAGTTTTAATGGAGGTCAGCGTGCTTGGAATGTAAAAAACAACGCGATTTATATCTCCAAAATTAATCTTAATCAATTACCATTGGAGGTAGAAACTTTGACTGTAAATGATAAGTATAATGAGTACGTCATGACTGGATTACGTACTATTTGGGGAGTTTCGTTAGATAAAATTGAAAAACAGTTTGGAGAATCTTTTTTGGAATACTTGTTGCAACAAGCTAATCAGTATATAAACAAACAAATGTTGTATATTGAGGATAACAACTTAAAAACAACAAAAACCGGTAAGTTTCTAAGCGACGGAATTGCTTCGGACTTATTTAAAATTATCTAA
- a CDS encoding cyclase family protein, which produces MISTITINNKKYTVNLAQPLDISMPLRASISNANAWYVDAPKIEPVVVNDWTASVKEGASINFNNIQFNPHAHGTHTECVGHITEQFYSVNKCLKQFFYLAEVISVAPELIGEDQVISKAQLQYLLKQRKPKALVIRTMPNTKEKKSRQYSNTNWPYLTEEAALFIKKIGVKHLLIDLPSIDKEKDDGKLLAHKAFWDFNGKIRKDATITEFIYVSNKIEEGKYILNLQIAPIENDATPSKPILYKIEN; this is translated from the coding sequence TTGATTTCTACAATAACCATAAACAATAAAAAATATACCGTAAACTTAGCGCAACCTTTAGACATATCTATGCCACTTCGCGCTTCAATATCCAATGCTAATGCTTGGTATGTTGATGCTCCTAAAATAGAACCTGTTGTGGTTAACGACTGGACAGCAAGCGTTAAAGAAGGTGCATCGATAAATTTTAATAACATTCAATTTAATCCACATGCACATGGTACACATACTGAGTGTGTTGGTCATATTACAGAGCAGTTTTATAGTGTAAATAAATGCTTAAAACAGTTTTTTTATTTAGCTGAAGTTATTTCTGTAGCACCAGAGTTAATAGGAGAGGATCAGGTGATATCAAAAGCGCAACTACAATATTTATTAAAACAGCGTAAACCTAAGGCTTTAGTTATAAGGACAATGCCTAATACTAAAGAGAAAAAATCTAGACAATACTCCAATACAAACTGGCCTTATTTAACAGAGGAGGCTGCTTTATTTATAAAAAAAATAGGAGTAAAACACTTATTGATTGACTTACCAAGTATTGATAAAGAGAAGGATGATGGCAAACTATTAGCACATAAAGCTTTTTGGGATTTTAATGGTAAGATTAGAAAAGATGCCACAATTACAGAGTTTATATACGTGTCAAACAAAATTGAAGAAGGGAAGTATATTTTAAATCTTCAAATCGCTCCAATCGAGAATGATGCAACACCAAGTAAACCTATATTATATAAAATCGAAAATTAA